Part of the Kamptonema formosum PCC 6407 genome, ACTCAAGGAGTTAATGGAGCCTCAACGGGTAGTTCCCTCCCCAAACTACCAGATCGTCAAGTTGCCTCACTCCCCACGCTGCCAGTCTTAATCGGTCCCCCTCCAGTTCTACCTAAAGCCATACCTCCGGTTCTACCACTGTCTTCAAACAAACCTCAAGAGAAAGCTCTTGGAAGGGAGCTTATCTCGCTACCGACGGTTCCAAGACAAGCTCCCTCTCCATTATTAGGCAGCAGTTCACGAGGACTTTCTTCCCTGCCGAAAGGCAGCAGCGCTGGAACTTCAACTGTTCCACAACTACCGGAGCTAAATCCTCCACCATTAGGTATTCGTCGAGCTCCCGGTTTAGGAACAGGTGGGCCTCTTCCTCCTATACCAGTAGCTGCCAAACCTTTAGGAGTACCAGATTTGCCGGAATTGCCAGTAGATAAACGCCCCCCGCAATGGGTAGATCCCAATCCCCCGCGCCAACGACCAGGACCGGCGATTCCTCCACCGCCTGATACAGGCATCGCTAGCGGGATAGAAGTTAGTGGTGTAGTAAAAGTTGGTAACGAAATACAAGTGATTGTAAAAGTTCCGACCGAGGCAACCAGCCGATATGTCAAAGTAGGGCAGAGGCTTGGTAATGGGCAGGTCTTAGTCAAGCGGGTTGATATTAAGCCAGGACAAGATCCGGTCGTATTTTTGGAACAAAGCGGTGTTGAAATTGCCAAAGTAGTAGGAGAAAAACCAGTTAAGTCCGATCCCAATTTGAATAATACAATTGTTAGAAAACCAGGAACTAGCAATCGTTTAACGCAGCGGTAAAGAGATTAGAAAATCAACAAGCTAAAGTTGATCGCTATCTAACTATCTCTATTGAACGCGATTTTTTAAGTGTATTAAGAAGTACAATCGGAGGAAATGTTTCCATGCTTGGTTCAATTCGACAGTTGGCTCGAACTATAATATTTGCTGCTGCTTGTATGGGATGCCTCGCTAATCCGATCGACTCGCTTTCATTATTAGCCCAAGAGCCAAAAGGAGATGGAAAACGTCCGCCCTACTGCGAAGGTAGTCCCCCTACCGGGAAAGTGAAATGCAATTACGAGGGGGGCGATAACTATGAAGGGGATTTTGTCAATGGCCAGCCGCAGGGTAGAGGAATCTATGTTTATGCCAATGGCGATCGCTATGACGGAATGTTCCGTAATGGCGTACCTCATGGTCGAGGATTATTTATATTTAAAGACGACGCTCGCTATGACGGAGTGTTTCAAAATGGCACGATGAAACAGGGGACGGTGATATTTCCTAATGGCGATCGCTACATCGGAAATTTTCAGGTAGTTAGGAATGTAGAAACTAACGTTATTAGCAGTCAACCTGGTGGGCAAGGAGAATTTATTTATGCTAACGGCGATCGCTACGTAGGACAATTCTTTGCGGGTTCCCCTTTTGGTAGAGGGGTATTAACGCGGACAGATGGCACGCGCTGCACTGGACAGTTCTTAAATCAAGCTCTTGATGCTAAAGCTAACTGCACTTTCCCCAGCGGTGCCCGTTATGAAGGTGAATTGCGCGGAGGTGTACCTCATGGCTTTGGCACAATCATCGATACTAAGGGGAGGCGCTTTCCGGGCGTTTTCCGCCAAGGCAAGCTAGCGGAATGAGCGAGAATTGGAAAGTTTTATGGGGTAAAAAGGAAGAATTTTAATGATACAAGACAGCAGAAAAAGGATACAAGACAATTATAGCTACAAGTGGATAGGAGACACTCTACCAATGATTTTCCAATCTCAAAAACTAGGAATCGGGTTATTAGTTGCATCAGTTATTGGAACTACTAGCTATCTTATACAGCCGTTGCCATCACTGGCCCAAGCAGAAGCTACTTCAGGTCGCTGCATACCCAATATCCCCACAGGCAGAGTGAAATGTGACTACAACAATGGCGACAGCTATATCGGAAATTTCCTTAACGGTTTGCCCAATGGTACGGGAGTATATGTATATGACGATCGCAATCGCTATGAAGGTCAGTTTCGCAAGGGTCTACCAAATGGCAGAGGAGTTTTCATTTTCTTGAATGATGCTCGAATTGAGGGAGTATTCCAAGATGGCAAAATCAGATTTGGTACGGCAATTTTCACGAATGGCGATCGCTACATCGGCCCTTTCGATATAGAACGAAGAATCGGTACGCCGAGTGGTCGCGGGCAATTTATCTTCGCCAATGGCGATCGCTTTCAGGGAGAATTTGTGGGCGGACACCCTTTAGGTAATGGGACATTCACCCGCCCGGACGGCACCCGCTGCCAAGGTCAGTTTTATAGTGACGAACTCGATGCTAGAGGAATTTGTACCTTTGCCAACGGCATCCGCTATGAAGGAGAGTTGCGGAAAGGATTACCTCACGGCAAAGGGACGATCGTAGATGCCAACGGCAAGCGCTTTCCGGGAATTTTCCGCGATGGTCAACGCATTGAACAGTAAAAACAATTAAAAATTGAAAATTGAAAATTAGATTAAGTTCTAATTTTTAATTTTTAATCGGCATAGCGTTGCTTGCCGTAGGACTGACTCACTCCGCCAAAACTTCCCTAACCCTTTCCCGAAACAAACGCACCGCCGCCCTTTGTCCGATAGTTTTACTTTGTTCTATCAAACCCGGAATTTCTGCGATCGGCAAAAACGGAAAAGCCAGACTATTCTCCCTCTCTTCATAGCTTCCATCAACCAATTGATATACTTGAAGACTTTGATTTCGATATCTCCAGATTTCAGGAACCCCCAGAGAAGCATAAATCGAGAACTTATTCAAAGAAGAACTCGTGTAGTCTGATTCTACTACTAAATCCGGTGCAGGATCTGCGGGTAAATCAATTTCATCTTTATCTCTAACTAAAGATTCATTTTGAATGTAAAAACAAGTATCTGGTTCAATAGCACGAGCTAAATCCTCCCGTTCAAGAGTCAACGCACCGAGACTCATAGCTTCAATTTCTAACTCATCTGCTAAAGCTCCAATAAAGAGTTCGAGCATAACTTTAGGTCTTTCATGTTTAGGCAATGGCATTCTGATTTCTAAAACTCCTTCGGCATAAGCAATTCTCCAGGCTCTACCATCGCCGACATCAGACATTATCGCTTTAAATGTTAGCCATTTAATGCCTGTCAAAGTAATTAATTTTTCCTCATTACTTCGTAGCGGAGGAGTCAAGGTAGTTGTTACCATCTGAGGTAAAATTAGTTAAGTTTTTATTGATTTTAACACTCCCTAACCGCCAAGGCGGTTGCTATACTTAAAAACGCTCGCCCAGCAACCTCTGCCTCACCCCCTCAGCAATTTTCTGCCCCAGATACTCAGGAATCAAACTCTCATTCGGCCCCAACAAATACAAAATCAAGCGAGTACGCCCCCGCCAAACCAGCAAATTAGCATTCACCACCAACAAATCCTCTTGCCAAATGGCATACATTACCTTATAGAAAAGTCCAGGCTGGTTATCCGCCTCAATCAGCAAAGCAGGTAAATGGAAAACAGGATCGACATAGAACTCAGTCGCCACATCCTCCAAACCCGCATCCAGATTAAATTCCACAGCGAGCATTTCTTCCACTTCAAAATGCCCCGCTAGGGCCTCCCGAACGGCCCTACAGACATTTTCTGCGGTTTTATCCGTCAGAACCTTACCCCCGCGTGACACCACCAACTTGATAAACACCAACATCGGTGGGTAAATTTGTCCATAGAGACTGAGGCTGTGAATCGTCAGCCCGTAGGCCGCCAGCACGCCAAAAATATCGCTCAGCAGGAAAGACTGGTTACGGTAAGCAAAATGCAGAGCACTTTTACTACCCTCCGGTCTAATTTCAATCACAGCTTGCCTCGTTTTGTATAACTGGTAGGCTAGCTTCAGGTTTTGTAATTGAATCTCACTGCTGACAAATTGCTCATAAAATTGGGGAAACGCCCGATTAAAGCGCTTGAGCAGTTCCAATGTAGATGGTTTTAAACCCGGAGCCATAATTGAGGGGAGGTACGGGAGATATACTAGCTATTAAGGTCATTCAACTTCTACTACCTTAACCACGCCTGCATGGGTTTTTGGAAAAACTTATTTAGCGGTTCTGACTCTGCCTCTACGCCCCAGACAGCGGAATTTGAGGAAGATTTTGCTTTTGGGGCAAGCGATTTGCTATCCCCGCCCTTTCGCAAACCCACTACTGGCAATAGTCGCATCTTGTTTAGTACCGATCGCGACATAGACCTCTACGAGCTCGAAGAACTCTGTAATGCAGTTGGGTGGTCTCGCCGCCCCCTGCGTAAAGTCAAAAAAGCCATTCAACACAGTTTCCTAGTCGTTTCCATGTGGGAAATGCGAGGAGCCCAGCGGCGGTTGATCGGTTTTGCCAGAGCCACATCAGACCATGCTTTTAATGCCACACTCTGGGATGTAGTGGTTCATCCAGAATTCCAGGGATCGGGCTTAGGTAAGGCGCTGATGCAGTACATCATTAAAAAACTCCGCAGCGAAGATATCAGCAACATTACCCTATTTGCTGACCCTCATGTGGTAGATTTCTACCGAAACTTGGGGTTCCTGTCCGATCCAGAGGGGATCAAAGGAATGTTTTGGTATCCAGACTAGCCCTCAAAGCTGCCAAGATGTCATTTTTTTGCGAAATTAAGCCAAAATTGAATTTGCCCAAAACCACCAAAGTATGATATATTGGCAATGCCATCAAAAAAATGTTGGTGTTTGGGAACAACTCAATCAAAAGTTTTGTTTCTCAAGGTGCGTAGTTAAGCTAAAATCAAAAAAAGCTTGAC contains:
- a CDS encoding MORN repeat-containing protein, which gives rise to MLGSIRQLARTIIFAAACMGCLANPIDSLSLLAQEPKGDGKRPPYCEGSPPTGKVKCNYEGGDNYEGDFVNGQPQGRGIYVYANGDRYDGMFRNGVPHGRGLFIFKDDARYDGVFQNGTMKQGTVIFPNGDRYIGNFQVVRNVETNVISSQPGGQGEFIYANGDRYVGQFFAGSPFGRGVLTRTDGTRCTGQFLNQALDAKANCTFPSGARYEGELRGGVPHGFGTIIDTKGRRFPGVFRQGKLAE
- a CDS encoding GNAT family N-acetyltransferase, producing MGFWKNLFSGSDSASTPQTAEFEEDFAFGASDLLSPPFRKPTTGNSRILFSTDRDIDLYELEELCNAVGWSRRPLRKVKKAIQHSFLVVSMWEMRGAQRRLIGFARATSDHAFNATLWDVVVHPEFQGSGLGKALMQYIIKKLRSEDISNITLFADPHVVDFYRNLGFLSDPEGIKGMFWYPD
- a CDS encoding Uma2 family endonuclease → MVTTTLTPPLRSNEEKLITLTGIKWLTFKAIMSDVGDGRAWRIAYAEGVLEIRMPLPKHERPKVMLELFIGALADELEIEAMSLGALTLEREDLARAIEPDTCFYIQNESLVRDKDEIDLPADPAPDLVVESDYTSSSLNKFSIYASLGVPEIWRYRNQSLQVYQLVDGSYEERENSLAFPFLPIAEIPGLIEQSKTIGQRAAVRLFRERVREVLAE
- a CDS encoding MORN repeat-containing protein, translating into MIFQSQKLGIGLLVASVIGTTSYLIQPLPSLAQAEATSGRCIPNIPTGRVKCDYNNGDSYIGNFLNGLPNGTGVYVYDDRNRYEGQFRKGLPNGRGVFIFLNDARIEGVFQDGKIRFGTAIFTNGDRYIGPFDIERRIGTPSGRGQFIFANGDRFQGEFVGGHPLGNGTFTRPDGTRCQGQFYSDELDARGICTFANGIRYEGELRKGLPHGKGTIVDANGKRFPGIFRDGQRIEQ